A single window of Anopheles moucheti chromosome 2, idAnoMoucSN_F20_07, whole genome shotgun sequence DNA harbors:
- the LOC128310781 gene encoding inactive selenide, water dikinase-like protein yields the protein MFRPESHGLSPDFRLTKFSTLRGUGSKVPQDVLNRLLAGVYAEQLGDKDVKEKNVPEDGVGIGLDSSVIALKHDLFLVQSVDFFYPLIDDPFMLGKIALANVVSDVFAVGATEIDQIKLIVTAPTEFTEKEREVVVPMVMKGFLEAAKECKAPVKIGSIAENPWCIIGGAASAVCHRSELIMPYNATEGDAIVLTKPLGTQLATNAYIWMNEKSENWTRLQERFSVADIEETYRIALESMARLNKTGAELMRKHNAHAATDVTGFGIYGHAENLASFQKAEVDFHLNTLPIIKNVREIAEILGRSTKLLAGKAVETSGGLLICLPSTNAAAFCEEYKHCTAHEAWIVGCVAKGNRGVQMSPNLKILTVEES from the exons ATGTTCAGACCGGAAAGTCACGGGCTTAGTCCGGACTTCCGGCTAACAAAGTTCTCTACTCTCCGAGGGTGAGGTTCGAAAGTTCCTCAAGACGTCCTAAACCGACTTCTTGCAGGAGTGTACGCAGAACAATTAGGTGATAAGGATGTGAAGGAGAAGAACGTTCCGGAGGACGGTGTTG GAATAGGATTGGATTCATCTGTAATAGCGCTCAAACATGACCTCTTTTTGGTACAATCGGTCGATTTCTTCTACCCACTTATCGACGATCCGTTCATGCTGGGAAAGATTGCGCTGGCCAATGTGGTCAGCGACGTGTTTGCCGTTGGTGCGACGGAAATCGATCAAATAAAACTGATCGTTACCGCCCCGACCGAGTTCACCGAAAAGGAGCGGGAGGTGGTAGTACCAATGGTGATGAAAGGATTTTTGGAAGCTGCCAAGGAATGCAAAGCACCGGTCAAGATTGGCAGTATTGCGGAAAACCCTTGGTGCATTATTGGCGGTGCTGCTTCGGCTGTCTGTCATCGGTCGGAACTGATAAT GCCATACAATGCAACAGAAGGGGATGCGATCGTTTTAACCAAACCGCTCGGAACACAGTTGGCCACGAATGCTTATATCTGGATGAACGAAAAGTCTGAAAACTGGACTCGACTACAGGAACGGTTCAGTGTGGCCGATATTGAAGAAACGTACCGTATCGCATTAGAGTCGATGGCACGGCTTAACAAAACGGGAGCGGAATTAATGCGCAAACACAACGCACACGCAGCCACAGACGTCACGGGGTTCGGCATCTACGGACATGCAGAAAACTTGGCATCGTTCCAGAAAGCCGAAGTAGATTTCCATCTCAACACACTGCCCATCATCAAGAACGTGCGAGAAATAGCAGAAATTCTCGGCCGTAGCACAAAACTACTGGCTGGTAAAGCGGTAGAAACGAGCGGAGGGTTGCTAATATGTTTGCCAAGCACGAACGCGGCAGCATTCTGTGAGGAGTACAAACATTGTACCGCACACGAGGCGTGGATTGTGGGGTGTGTTGCAAAAGGGAACAGAGGTGTACAGATGAGTCCAAATCTTAAGATTCTAACCGTGGAAGAATCGTAA
- the LOC128310587 gene encoding AP-1 complex subunit mu-1 — MSSSAIFILDAKGKVLISRNYRGHIDMGVIDKFMPLLMEKEEEGLITPILQTPECTFAYVKTNNLYLVSVTRSNANIALVFVFLHKVVQVFTEYFKELEEESIRDNFVVIYELLDELIDFGYPQTTDSKILQEYITQEGHKLEIQPRIPMAVTNAVSWRSEGIKYRKNEVFLDVIESVNLLANANGNVLRSEIVGAIKMRVYLSGMPELRLGLNDKVLFESTGRGKSKSVELEDVKFHQCVRLSRFENDRTISFIPPDGEFELMSYRLNTHVKPLIWIESVIERHAHSRVEYMIKAKSQFKRRSTANNVEIVIPVPADADSPKFKTTIGSVKYAPEQNAITWTIKSFPGGKEYLMRAHFGLPSVECEDSEGKPPIQVKFEIPYFTTSGIQVRYLKIIEKSGYQALPWVRYITQNGDYQLRTN; from the exons ATGTCTTCGTCGGCAATTTTTATTCTCGACGCAAAGGGAAAGGTGTTGATATCGCGCAACTATCGCGGCCATATCGATATGGGCGTGATCGATAAGTTTATGCCGCTGTTGATggagaaggaagaagaagggCTTATTACACCGATCCTCCAGACGCCGGAATGTACGTTCGCGTACGTGAAGACGAACAACCTGTACCTGGTTTCGGTCACCCGAAGCAATGCCAACATTGCGCTGGTATTTGTCTTTCTTCACAAGGTGGTCCAGGTGTTTACCGAGTACTTTAAGGAGCTGGAAGAGGAAAGCATACGGGATAATTTCGTGGTGATTTACGAGCTGTTGGATGAGCTGATTGACTTCGGGTATCCGCAGACGACGGACAGCAAAATATTGCAGGAGTACATTACGCAGGAAGGCCACAAGCTGGAAATACAGCCACGGATTCCGATGGCGGTTACGAACGCGGTATCGTGGCGCTCGGAGGGCATTAAATACCGCAAGAACGAGGTGTTTCTGGATGTGATCGAAAGCGTCAATCTGCTGGCGAACGCGAACGGTAATGTGCTGAGAAGCGAAATTGTCGGAGCGATCAAAATGCGTGTCTACCTGTCCGGTATGCCGGAGCTGCGCCTCGGCCTGAACGATAAGGTGCTGTTCGAGAGCACGGGCCGGGGCAAGTCAAAATCCGTCGAGTTGGAGGatgtgaagttccaccagtgtGTACGTCTGTCGCGGTTCGAGAACGATCGTACGATTTCGTTCATTCCACCGGACGGAGAGTTTGAGCTGATGTCGTATCGGTTAAACACGCACGTGAAGCCGCTGATTTGGATCGAGTCCGTCATCGAGCGTCACGCGCACAGTCGCGTGGAGTACATGATCAAGGCAAAGTCGCAGTTCAAGCGTCGATCGACGGCGAACAACGTGGAAATTGTCATTCCGGTGCCGGCCGATGCCGATTCACCCAAATTCAAAACCACCATCGGTAGCGTAAAGTACGCACCGGAGCAGAATGCCATTACATGGACAATTAAATCATTCCCG GGTGGCAAGGAATATCTAATGCGTGCCCACTTTGGTCTGCCCAGCGTGGAGTGCGAAGACAGTGAGGGAAAACCTCCGATTCAGGTGAAGTTTGAAATTCCCTACTTCACCACGTCCGGCATTCAG GTTcgatatttaaaaattatcgAAAAAAGTGGATACCAAGCCCTGCCCTGGGTGCGATACATCACCCAGAACGGTGACTATCAGCTGAGAACGAACTAG